In a single window of the Nocardioides sp. L-11A genome:
- a CDS encoding FBP domain-containing protein, with translation MEPLTEQQIRASFVNCSKGEAKRLNVPRTLDEQPWEQLDFLGWRDPQSRVRGYVVAEVDGAPYGIVLRATDGSAGMPRKNLCGLCLTPHGSGGVVLMVAPRAGKAGQNGDSVGTYMCADLQCSLYVRGKKVSDQGRLPESLGPEQQVERLTDNLATFLRRVRG, from the coding sequence GTGGAGCCCCTCACCGAGCAACAGATCCGTGCGTCCTTCGTGAACTGCTCGAAGGGCGAGGCGAAGCGGCTCAACGTCCCGCGCACCCTCGACGAGCAGCCGTGGGAACAGCTCGACTTCCTCGGCTGGCGCGACCCGCAGTCGCGGGTGCGGGGCTACGTCGTCGCCGAGGTCGACGGGGCGCCGTACGGCATCGTGCTCCGGGCGACCGACGGCAGCGCCGGGATGCCGCGCAAGAACCTCTGCGGGCTGTGCCTGACCCCGCACGGCTCCGGCGGCGTGGTGCTGATGGTGGCGCCGCGCGCCGGGAAGGCCGGGCAGAACGGCGACTCCGTGGGCACCTACATGTGCGCGGACCTGCAGTGCTCGCTGTACGTGCGCGGCAAGAAGGTCAGTGACCAGGGCCGGCTGCCGGAGTCGCTCGGCCCGGAGCAGCAGGTCGAGCGGCTGACCGACAACCTCGCGACCTTCCTGCGCCGGGTGCGGGGCTGA
- a CDS encoding nuclear transport factor 2 family protein: protein MITSDAIVWNAPNDPHPARAASQRSYSAVAKGDLAEWLTVYAEDAVLEDPVGPSMFDPEGRGHHGHAGISAFWEKAIAPIATFEFQIDDSFANPGGNTCANIGRIKTSFPDGSHTTTDLIMVYVVDDDGRVKSMKAFWEPDRTMASFTSA from the coding sequence ATGATCACCTCCGACGCGATCGTCTGGAACGCGCCCAACGACCCGCACCCGGCCCGCGCGGCATCCCAGCGCTCCTACTCCGCGGTCGCGAAGGGCGACCTCGCCGAGTGGCTCACGGTGTACGCCGAGGACGCGGTGCTCGAGGATCCGGTCGGCCCGTCGATGTTCGATCCCGAGGGCAGGGGGCACCACGGCCACGCCGGCATCTCGGCGTTCTGGGAGAAGGCGATCGCGCCGATCGCGACCTTCGAGTTCCAGATCGACGACTCGTTCGCCAACCCGGGCGGGAACACCTGCGCCAACATCGGCCGGATCAAGACGTCCTTCCCCGACGGCTCGCACACCACGACCGACCTGATCATGGTCTACGTCGTCGACGACGACGGCCGGGTGAAGTCGATGAAGGCGTTCTGGGAGCCGGACCGCACGATGGCGAGTTTCACCTCCGCCTGA
- a CDS encoding Rrf2 family transcriptional regulator: protein MRVSAKSDYALRALIAMASRSDGRAVSAEELGRLQDIPHGFLQAILADLRRAGIVMSQRGQSGGWRMAREAATVSVADVIRAVDGPLVSVYGLRPEAVNYNAAAEVLQHVWIAARRALREVFEDVSIQQLADGELPETVTSRTADDDAWAPH, encoded by the coding sequence ATGCGCGTCTCCGCCAAGTCCGACTACGCACTGCGGGCCCTGATCGCCATGGCGAGCCGGTCCGACGGTCGGGCGGTGAGCGCCGAGGAGCTGGGCCGGCTCCAGGACATCCCCCACGGCTTCCTCCAGGCGATCCTCGCCGACCTGCGCCGCGCGGGCATCGTGATGTCCCAGCGCGGCCAGTCCGGCGGCTGGCGGATGGCCCGCGAGGCCGCGACGGTCTCGGTCGCCGACGTGATCCGCGCCGTCGACGGCCCGCTCGTCTCCGTCTACGGCCTGCGCCCCGAGGCGGTCAACTACAACGCCGCCGCCGAGGTCCTCCAGCACGTGTGGATCGCCGCCCGCCGCGCCCTGCGCGAGGTGTTCGAGGACGTCTCGATCCAGCAGCTCGCCGACGGGGAGCTCCCCGAGACCGTCACGTCCCGAACCGCGGACGACGACGCCTGGGCTCCGCACTAG
- a CDS encoding acyl-CoA dehydrogenase has protein sequence MSHYKSNLRDIEFNLFELFNVQDYLGTGIYEEMDADTAREILSEVERIAREDLAASFVDSDRNPPVFDPATNTAPLPASFKKSYDTWMESGFWGLGLPEEIGGTTAPPSLVWGSAEMVLGAHAPIWMYCTGPSMGSVVFKNANGVARDVRIAEIMVERLWGATMVLTEPDAGSDVGAGKTYATPNEDGSWNISGVKRFITSAESDLQENIMHLVLARPKGVEGIGGPGTKGLSLFLVPKYHFDHQTGELTGERNGVYVTNVEHKMGIKVSNTCELTFGDPQVGGGEPAQGWLLGEVHDGIRQMFDVIENARMMVGTKAIATLSTGYLNALDYAKERVQGSDLTQASDKAAPRVTITHHPDVRRSLMTQKSFAEAMRSLVLYTATWQDTVYRAKAAGERDELAEAVNDLLLPIVKGYGSERSWVLLGTESLQTFGGSGFLQEYPIEQYVRDAKIDTLYEGTTAIQGQDFFFRKIVKDQGKALGHLAGEIKAFIESGAGNGRLKNERELLATALADAEAMVGLMINDLMSAQDEIKNIYKVGLNTTRLLMALGDVVCAWLLLRGAEVALEKLDGDAGNDKAFYEGKLAAAQWFAQLNLPRVSAELRIAQATGLDVMELDEAAF, from the coding sequence GTGAGCCACTACAAGAGCAACCTGCGCGACATCGAGTTCAACCTCTTCGAGCTCTTCAACGTGCAGGACTACCTCGGCACCGGCATCTACGAGGAGATGGACGCCGACACCGCGCGCGAGATCCTCTCCGAGGTCGAGCGGATCGCCCGCGAGGACCTCGCGGCCTCCTTCGTCGACTCCGACCGCAACCCGCCGGTGTTCGACCCGGCGACCAACACCGCGCCGCTCCCGGCGTCCTTCAAGAAGTCCTACGACACCTGGATGGAGTCGGGCTTCTGGGGCCTGGGCCTGCCCGAGGAGATCGGCGGCACCACCGCGCCGCCGTCGCTGGTCTGGGGCAGCGCCGAGATGGTGCTCGGCGCGCACGCGCCGATCTGGATGTACTGCACGGGCCCGTCGATGGGCTCGGTCGTCTTCAAGAACGCCAACGGCGTCGCCCGCGACGTCCGGATCGCGGAGATCATGGTCGAGCGCCTGTGGGGCGCCACCATGGTGCTCACCGAGCCCGACGCGGGCTCCGACGTCGGCGCCGGCAAGACCTATGCCACGCCCAACGAGGACGGCTCCTGGAACATCTCCGGCGTCAAGCGCTTCATCACCAGCGCCGAGTCGGACCTGCAGGAGAACATCATGCACCTCGTCCTCGCCCGCCCGAAGGGCGTCGAGGGCATCGGCGGCCCGGGCACGAAGGGGCTGAGCCTCTTCCTCGTCCCGAAGTACCACTTCGACCACCAGACCGGTGAGCTCACCGGCGAGCGCAACGGCGTCTACGTCACCAACGTCGAGCACAAGATGGGCATCAAGGTGTCCAACACCTGCGAGCTCACCTTCGGCGACCCGCAGGTCGGCGGCGGCGAGCCCGCGCAGGGCTGGCTCCTCGGCGAGGTCCACGACGGCATCCGCCAGATGTTCGACGTCATCGAGAACGCCCGGATGATGGTCGGCACCAAGGCCATCGCGACGCTGTCGACCGGCTACCTCAACGCGCTCGACTACGCCAAGGAGCGGGTCCAGGGCTCCGACCTCACGCAGGCCTCCGACAAGGCCGCGCCGCGGGTCACGATCACCCACCACCCCGACGTACGCCGCTCGCTGATGACCCAGAAGTCCTTCGCCGAGGCGATGCGCTCGCTGGTCCTCTACACCGCGACCTGGCAGGACACGGTCTACCGCGCCAAGGCCGCCGGCGAGCGCGACGAGCTGGCCGAGGCCGTCAACGACCTGCTGCTCCCGATCGTCAAGGGCTACGGCTCCGAGCGCTCCTGGGTGCTGCTCGGCACCGAGTCGCTGCAGACCTTCGGCGGCTCGGGCTTCCTGCAGGAGTACCCGATCGAGCAGTACGTCCGCGATGCCAAGATCGACACGCTCTACGAGGGCACCACCGCGATCCAGGGCCAGGACTTCTTCTTCCGCAAGATCGTCAAGGACCAGGGCAAGGCGCTGGGCCACCTCGCGGGCGAGATCAAGGCGTTCATCGAGTCGGGTGCGGGCAACGGCCGCCTCAAGAACGAGCGCGAGCTGCTCGCCACCGCACTGGCCGACGCCGAGGCGATGGTCGGGCTGATGATCAACGACCTCATGTCCGCCCAGGACGAGATCAAGAACATCTACAAGGTCGGGCTCAACACGACGCGGCTGCTGATGGCGCTCGGCGACGTCGTCTGCGCCTGGCTGCTGCTGCGCGGGGCCGAGGTCGCGCTGGAGAAGCTCGACGGCGACGCCGGCAACGACAAGGCGTTCTACGAGGGCAAGCTCGCCGCTGCCCAGTGGTTCGCGCAGCTCAACCTGCCGCGGGTGTCCGCGGAGCTGCGGATCGCCCAGGCCACCGGCCTGGACGTGATGGAGCTCGACGAGGCTGCCTTCTGA
- a CDS encoding family 43 glycosylhydrolase, whose amino-acid sequence MSRPAPRLACVLAVLAALVLTLCGTPARADDPSERYPEPFFNGNVGDPSVAMVGKRMVVVATGPQINRAYKDPGRTWRYEQPVLTRRPAWAAEQGGIWAADIAKVGKRWVLYFAVPVAGLGEFGRCIGVAVAKKALDPFRPVGKRPLVCPSRALVPTAHDPVATPDLPSRGVIDPSLYTEGKQHYLVYKTDGRPSSIRLLPLSRSGRKVRTGQDPADPSVELVRAEGVIENPVLLRNAGGYYLFASEGDFARCSYQQTWRQSPSLTDWSASVPAVLLDRTITGGLCGPAGGDVLKHKGRTTLYFHGWVRLHSSKPKGAGYWAWNGGEKYGRRAMYAARLTFPAGVPTVKKYLTRKGVPARVPTPY is encoded by the coding sequence GTGTCTCGACCCGCTCCCCGCCTCGCCTGCGTCCTCGCCGTCCTCGCCGCGCTGGTGCTGACCCTGTGCGGGACGCCGGCCCGGGCCGACGACCCGAGCGAGCGCTACCCCGAGCCGTTCTTCAACGGCAACGTGGGGGACCCGAGCGTCGCGATGGTCGGCAAGCGGATGGTCGTGGTGGCGACCGGGCCGCAGATCAACCGTGCCTACAAAGACCCCGGCCGGACCTGGCGCTACGAGCAGCCGGTGCTCACCCGGCGACCGGCGTGGGCGGCGGAGCAGGGCGGCATCTGGGCGGCCGACATCGCGAAGGTCGGCAAGAGGTGGGTCCTCTACTTCGCGGTCCCGGTCGCCGGCCTCGGTGAGTTCGGGCGCTGCATCGGCGTCGCCGTGGCCAAGAAGGCACTCGACCCGTTCAGGCCGGTCGGCAAGCGGCCGCTGGTCTGCCCGTCGCGGGCGCTGGTGCCGACCGCGCACGACCCGGTCGCGACCCCGGACCTGCCCAGCCGCGGCGTGATCGACCCGTCGCTGTACACCGAGGGCAAGCAGCACTACCTGGTGTACAAGACCGACGGCCGGCCGTCGTCCATCCGGCTGCTGCCGTTGAGCAGGAGCGGGCGCAAGGTGCGCACCGGCCAGGACCCGGCCGATCCGAGTGTCGAGCTGGTGCGGGCCGAGGGTGTCATCGAGAACCCGGTGCTGCTGCGCAACGCCGGCGGCTACTACCTGTTCGCCTCCGAGGGGGACTTCGCCCGGTGCTCCTACCAGCAGACCTGGCGCCAGTCCCCGTCGCTCACCGACTGGTCCGCCTCGGTGCCGGCGGTGCTGCTCGACCGGACCATCACCGGCGGCCTCTGCGGACCGGCCGGTGGCGACGTGCTCAAGCACAAGGGGCGCACCACGCTCTACTTCCACGGCTGGGTGCGGCTGCACTCCTCCAAGCCGAAGGGTGCGGGCTACTGGGCCTGGAACGGCGGGGAGAAGTACGGCCGCCGGGCGATGTACGCCGCGCGGCTCACCTTCCCGGCCGGCGTGCCGACGGTGAAGAAGTACCTCACCCGCAAGGGTGTCCCGGCGCGCGTTCCCACGCCCTATTGA
- a CDS encoding maleylpyruvate isomerase family mycothiol-dependent enzyme: MSDRDLLAGYVENWWSAVGDFVALLEELGPDDWSTPTDLAGWDVKAVASHTAHLESILAGGPEESADIGAPSHVTGPMGQFTEIGVVTRRDRDPAAIIEEIRTATGARRAALDAAPPEDAAAPADGIFGLIGWNTRTLLRNRPLDVWMHEQDIRRAVGRPGGLDTPGAQHTADYLVEAFGFVVGKRIAPPAGTTALLAVEGSTPIAVRVGDDGRAQRLDVVPDAPTVSLALDRESFIVLAGGRRAAAPGAVTISGDQELGERIVAGLATTP, translated from the coding sequence ATGAGCGACCGCGACCTCCTGGCCGGCTACGTCGAGAACTGGTGGAGCGCGGTCGGCGACTTCGTCGCCCTGCTGGAGGAGCTCGGCCCCGACGACTGGAGCACGCCGACGGACCTCGCCGGCTGGGACGTGAAGGCGGTCGCGTCGCACACCGCCCACCTGGAGTCGATCCTGGCGGGCGGGCCGGAGGAGAGCGCCGACATCGGTGCCCCGTCGCACGTCACGGGGCCGATGGGGCAGTTCACCGAGATCGGCGTGGTCACCCGTCGCGACCGGGATCCGGCCGCCATCATCGAGGAGATCCGTACGGCGACCGGGGCGCGTCGCGCGGCGCTCGACGCCGCGCCGCCGGAGGATGCCGCCGCTCCTGCCGACGGCATCTTCGGCCTGATCGGCTGGAACACCCGGACCCTGCTGCGCAACCGTCCGCTCGACGTGTGGATGCACGAGCAGGACATCCGCCGCGCGGTCGGTCGTCCGGGCGGCCTGGACACGCCGGGGGCTCAGCACACGGCCGACTATCTCGTCGAGGCGTTCGGCTTCGTCGTCGGCAAGCGGATCGCCCCGCCGGCCGGTACGACGGCGCTGCTCGCCGTCGAGGGCAGCACGCCGATCGCGGTGCGGGTGGGCGACGACGGCCGGGCACAGCGGCTCGACGTCGTACCGGACGCGCCGACGGTGTCGCTCGCCCTGGACCGGGAGAGCTTCATCGTGCTCGCCGGCGGCCGCCGCGCGGCGGCGCCCGGCGCCGTCACCATCTCGGGGGACCAGGAGCTCGGCGAGCGGATCGTCGCCGGGCTCGCCACCACGCCCTAA
- a CDS encoding oxidoreductase, translating into MSDWNVADLPDQSGRTVVVTGPTLGGLGHHTALELARRGARVILAGRNPAKVEETVAAIRADVAGAQLEALHLDLASLSSVRTAAAAVAQVGPIDVLVNNAGVMGTKYSRTADGLELQMATNHFGPFLLTGLLLPQLVQSADGRVVTVSSLFHTFAGKAPLGDPREQTGRYHTWRVYGQTKLANLYLTAELDRRLRAADLPVRALAAHPGFAGTHLAANGQYGRSSGGIATILDAGVKAVSQSAEAGAWPSLMAATADLPGNTFVGPGGYRQLSGRPREVGRSKLARNAENARRLWEISEETVDLRYP; encoded by the coding sequence ATGTCCGACTGGAACGTCGCCGACCTGCCCGACCAGTCCGGCCGCACCGTGGTGGTGACCGGGCCGACGCTCGGGGGTCTCGGCCACCACACCGCGCTCGAGCTGGCCCGCCGCGGCGCCCGGGTGATCCTCGCCGGCCGCAACCCGGCGAAGGTCGAGGAGACCGTCGCCGCGATCCGCGCCGACGTCGCCGGCGCCCAGCTCGAGGCGCTGCACCTCGACCTCGCCAGCCTCAGCTCGGTCCGCACGGCGGCCGCGGCGGTCGCACAGGTCGGCCCGATCGACGTCCTGGTCAACAACGCCGGTGTGATGGGCACGAAGTACTCCCGCACCGCCGACGGGCTCGAGCTGCAGATGGCGACCAACCACTTCGGGCCCTTCCTGTTGACCGGCCTGCTGCTGCCCCAACTCGTGCAGAGTGCCGATGGTCGCGTGGTCACCGTGTCCTCGCTGTTCCACACCTTCGCCGGCAAGGCCCCGCTCGGCGACCCGCGCGAGCAGACCGGGCGCTACCACACCTGGCGGGTCTACGGGCAGACGAAGCTCGCCAATCTCTACCTCACCGCCGAGCTCGACCGCCGCCTGCGCGCGGCCGACCTCCCGGTCCGCGCGCTGGCCGCCCACCCCGGCTTCGCGGGCACCCATCTGGCCGCCAACGGCCAGTACGGCCGTTCCTCCGGCGGCATCGCCACCATCCTCGACGCCGGCGTGAAGGCGGTCTCCCAGTCCGCCGAGGCCGGCGCCTGGCCGTCGCTGATGGCCGCGACCGCCGATCTGCCCGGGAACACGTTCGTGGGTCCGGGCGGGTACCGGCAGCTCTCCGGCCGGCCCCGCGAGGTCGGCCGGAGCAAGCTGGCGCGCAACGCCGAGAACGCGCGCCGGCTGTGGGAGATCAGCGAGGAGACCGTGGACCTGAGGTACCCCTGA
- a CDS encoding DivIVA domain-containing protein — protein sequence MNRYYPNRGSGGLQALIREARFRPVRIAHGYDMGQVDELLDRLVEELDAGRPVRPLVKDATFGTTRWREGYHQTDVDTLLTEVTRRAEA from the coding sequence ATGAATCGGTACTACCCGAACCGCGGTTCCGGTGGCCTGCAGGCGCTGATCCGCGAGGCGCGGTTCCGGCCGGTGCGGATCGCTCACGGCTACGACATGGGCCAGGTCGACGAGCTCCTCGACCGCCTGGTCGAGGAGCTCGACGCGGGGCGTCCGGTGCGGCCACTCGTGAAGGACGCGACCTTCGGCACCACCCGCTGGCGCGAGGGCTATCACCAGACGGACGTCGACACGCTGCTGACCGAGGTGACCCGCCGCGCGGAGGCCTGA
- a CDS encoding AMP-binding protein, with protein MSLLVGSLDIDRTLPELLDRAAHRWPDRVFLRIDGVDTTFAEFRDQVTRLASGLARQGLGPGTRLNVFMRNSLACVQTWFAATWLGASWVPVNTEWRGQTLHNAIALADPAVVVADGDLADALRDALGDDLRAPLLSAAMPDGVASLAAWMGGAGLAPAEQRSTDTAGMLYTSGTTGRSKACVLSHRYFVSQAAIAVRDFGLGEDDVLYCPFPLFHADATALTTVPALLVGATAALSRRFSASRFWDEVRATGATVFDFMGATLSILYKADPRADDRDHRVRLAWGVPVPDWAPEFERRFGLRVVELYGSVEANIPITQPWDQPKVLGSCGRVTPEFEIRLADEGGDDVPDGEVGELLIRPRIAGTVLDAYFANPEATAGAFRGLWFHSGDLARRDGDGNVFFVGRGKDSIRRRGENISALEVEEGIEAHPDVLECAAVGVPSELTEEEVKVFVVPRPGSGVDAASIWKHSEATMARFQVPRYVAFVDALPKTPTGKVSKSAFADVFADVPTYERQDTR; from the coding sequence ATGAGCCTGCTCGTCGGCTCGCTCGACATCGACCGCACCCTCCCCGAGCTGCTGGACCGGGCCGCCCACCGATGGCCGGACCGGGTCTTCCTGCGCATCGACGGCGTCGACACGACCTTCGCCGAGTTCCGCGACCAGGTCACCCGACTCGCGAGCGGACTGGCCCGACAGGGCCTCGGCCCGGGCACCCGGCTGAACGTCTTCATGCGCAACTCGCTCGCCTGCGTGCAGACCTGGTTCGCCGCCACCTGGCTGGGCGCGTCCTGGGTCCCCGTCAACACCGAATGGCGCGGCCAGACGCTCCACAACGCGATCGCGCTCGCCGACCCCGCCGTCGTCGTCGCGGACGGCGACCTCGCCGACGCGCTCCGCGACGCACTGGGCGACGACCTCCGGGCCCCGCTGCTGTCGGCCGCGATGCCGGACGGGGTCGCCTCGCTCGCCGCGTGGATGGGCGGCGCCGGCCTGGCTCCGGCCGAGCAGCGGTCGACGGACACGGCCGGGATGCTCTACACCTCGGGCACCACCGGCCGGTCGAAGGCGTGCGTGCTGTCCCATCGCTACTTCGTCTCCCAGGCGGCGATCGCGGTGCGCGACTTCGGGCTGGGTGAGGACGACGTCCTGTACTGCCCGTTCCCCCTCTTCCACGCCGACGCCACCGCCCTCACCACCGTGCCCGCGCTGCTCGTCGGCGCGACCGCCGCACTCTCGCGACGGTTCTCCGCGTCGCGGTTCTGGGACGAGGTCCGCGCGACCGGCGCCACGGTCTTCGACTTCATGGGCGCGACCCTCTCGATCCTCTACAAGGCCGACCCGCGGGCCGACGATCGCGACCATCGGGTCCGCCTCGCGTGGGGCGTGCCGGTCCCGGACTGGGCACCCGAGTTCGAGCGGCGCTTCGGGCTGCGGGTCGTCGAGCTCTACGGCAGCGTCGAGGCGAACATCCCGATCACCCAGCCGTGGGATCAGCCGAAGGTGCTCGGCTCCTGTGGCCGGGTCACCCCCGAGTTCGAGATCCGGCTCGCCGACGAGGGGGGCGACGACGTACCGGACGGGGAGGTGGGCGAGCTGCTCATCCGCCCCCGCATCGCGGGCACCGTCCTCGACGCCTACTTCGCGAACCCCGAGGCGACGGCGGGCGCCTTCCGCGGCCTGTGGTTCCACAGTGGCGACCTGGCCCGGCGCGACGGCGACGGCAACGTCTTCTTCGTGGGCCGCGGCAAGGACTCGATCCGGCGGCGCGGGGAGAACATCAGCGCGCTGGAGGTGGAGGAGGGCATCGAGGCACATCCCGACGTCCTCGAGTGCGCCGCGGTGGGCGTGCCCAGCGAGCTCACCGAGGAGGAGGTCAAGGTGTTCGTGGTGCCGCGGCCGGGCAGCGGCGTCGACGCGGCGTCGATCTGGAAGCACAGCGAGGCGACGATGGCCCGCTTCCAGGTGCCCCGCTACGTCGCGTTCGTCGACGCGCTGCCGAAGACGCCCACCGGCAAGGTGAGCAAGTCGGCCTTCGCCGACGTGTTCGCCGACGTGCCGACGTACGAACGACAGGACACCCGGTGA
- a CDS encoding enoyl-CoA hydratase/isomerase family protein, producing MTTPSPEPVVVESGPGDVAVITLNRPQALNALNVDLLVGLTDALREVQGGGPVVVRGAGRAFCVGEDLKETLAPRTGTAEELRTAFELLQDVTRLMVGNPAPIVAAVQGYAVGGGAEIALAADLVVLERGTRIRFPEVPIGHAHTGGISARLPQLVGLMRAKELLLTGRWIEAEEASRIGLVTTVADDASRVALDLAATLGGQPARSLAATKRAVEAACSTQLEPTLRLEVEAALYCFASAEAEATFEQFTTSGTVAGAR from the coding sequence ATGACCACCCCCAGTCCCGAGCCCGTCGTCGTCGAGTCCGGACCCGGCGACGTCGCCGTGATCACGCTGAACCGCCCACAGGCGCTGAACGCGCTCAACGTCGACCTGCTGGTCGGCCTCACCGACGCCCTGCGCGAGGTCCAGGGCGGCGGCCCGGTCGTCGTCCGCGGCGCCGGGCGCGCGTTCTGCGTGGGCGAGGACCTCAAGGAGACCCTCGCGCCGCGGACCGGCACGGCCGAGGAGCTGCGGACCGCGTTCGAGCTGCTCCAGGACGTCACCCGGCTGATGGTCGGCAATCCCGCGCCGATCGTCGCCGCCGTCCAGGGGTACGCCGTCGGCGGCGGTGCCGAGATCGCGCTCGCGGCCGACCTCGTCGTGCTCGAGCGGGGTACCCGGATCCGGTTCCCCGAGGTGCCGATCGGGCATGCGCACACCGGCGGCATCAGTGCCCGGCTGCCGCAGCTGGTCGGGCTGATGCGGGCCAAGGAGCTGCTCCTCACCGGCCGCTGGATCGAGGCCGAGGAAGCGTCACGCATCGGGCTGGTCACCACGGTGGCCGACGACGCGTCCCGCGTCGCCCTCGACCTGGCCGCGACGCTCGGCGGCCAGCCGGCCCGTTCGCTCGCCGCGACCAAGCGCGCCGTCGAGGCGGCCTGCTCGACCCAGCTGGAGCCGACCCTGCGCCTGGAGGTCGAGGCGGCGCTCTACTGCTTCGCGTCGGCCGAGGCCGAGGCCACCTTCGAGCAGTTCACGACCAGCGGCACCGTGGCAGGCGCTCGATGA
- a CDS encoding ABC transporter ATP-binding protein: protein MTLDATDLEVGYGAVRALKGVSLRIADGEAVALIGSNGAGKSTTLKTLSGMLTPRSGAVRHDGTDIAGAPTHVIARRGIAHVPEGRRLFPRMSVRENLRLGAFHRKDRQVQQDLDAQLDLFPRLRERLDQEAGTLSGGEQQMVAISRALMSRPSLLLLDEPSLGLSPLMVTTVFEAVAAIHASGTALLLVEQNAGQALAVTSRGYVMRSGEIVKEGASQELATDPMVREIYLGAAPSPEPAA from the coding sequence ATGACACTCGACGCGACGGACCTGGAGGTCGGCTACGGCGCGGTCCGCGCCCTCAAGGGCGTCAGCCTGCGGATCGCGGACGGCGAGGCGGTGGCCCTGATCGGCAGCAACGGGGCGGGCAAGAGCACCACCCTGAAGACGCTGAGCGGCATGCTCACGCCGCGGTCGGGCGCGGTGCGGCACGACGGCACGGACATCGCCGGGGCACCCACGCACGTAATCGCCCGGCGCGGGATCGCGCACGTCCCCGAGGGGCGTCGCCTGTTCCCGCGGATGAGCGTGCGCGAGAACCTCCGCCTCGGCGCCTTCCACCGCAAGGACCGGCAGGTCCAGCAGGATCTCGACGCCCAGCTCGACCTCTTCCCACGGCTGCGCGAGCGGCTCGACCAGGAGGCCGGGACGCTCTCGGGCGGCGAGCAGCAGATGGTGGCGATCTCGCGCGCCCTGATGTCACGACCGTCGCTGCTCCTGCTCGACGAGCCGAGTCTCGGCCTCTCCCCCCTCATGGTGACCACCGTGTTCGAGGCCGTCGCCGCGATCCACGCGTCCGGTACGGCGCTCCTGCTCGTCGAGCAGAACGCCGGTCAGGCGCTCGCGGTCACCAGTCGCGGCTACGTGATGCGCAGCGGCGAGATCGTCAAGGAGGGGGCCAGCCAGGAGCTGGCGACAGACCCGATGGTGCGCGAGATCTACCTCGGCGCCGCTCCCTCCCCCGAGCCCGCGGCCTGA
- a CDS encoding ABC transporter ATP-binding protein, translating to MTTEQLLAAHGLAKRFGGLVAVDGVDLAVPAGQIVGIIGPNGAGKTTLLNLLSGALRADEGTILLDGADITRRNAAQRAALGLRRTFQNIRLFGGMSVLENVVVGMHAQTRGWIAGGIVGGPRVARAEQDAFDTALAVLDALDLGTRVDHLAGSLSYGEQRRVEIARALASSPRILLLDEPAAGLNSAEKRAAAELIRTLPERYGLSVVLVEHDMDLVTHTCATVSVIEYGRPLCAGRPAEVLSDQRVIDAYLGTAVAR from the coding sequence ATGACCACCGAGCAGCTGCTCGCGGCCCACGGGCTCGCCAAGCGCTTCGGGGGGCTGGTCGCGGTCGACGGCGTCGACCTCGCCGTGCCGGCGGGACAGATCGTCGGCATCATCGGGCCCAACGGCGCCGGCAAGACCACGCTGCTCAACCTGCTCAGCGGCGCGCTGCGCGCCGACGAGGGCACGATCCTGCTCGACGGCGCGGACATCACCCGCCGCAACGCCGCACAGCGGGCGGCACTCGGGCTGCGTCGTACCTTCCAGAACATCCGGCTCTTCGGGGGGATGAGCGTCCTCGAGAACGTCGTCGTCGGCATGCACGCACAGACCCGCGGCTGGATCGCCGGCGGCATCGTCGGTGGCCCCCGGGTCGCCCGGGCCGAGCAGGACGCGTTCGACACCGCCCTCGCGGTGCTGGACGCGCTCGACCTCGGCACGAGGGTCGACCACCTCGCCGGCAGCCTCTCGTACGGCGAGCAGCGCCGCGTGGAGATCGCCCGTGCCCTCGCGTCGTCGCCGCGGATCCTGCTGCTGGACGAGCCGGCCGCCGGACTCAACAGCGCGGAGAAGCGGGCAGCGGCCGAGCTGATCCGCACCCTGCCGGAGCGCTACGGCCTGTCCGTGGTCCTGGTGGAGCACGACATGGACCTGGTGACCCACACCTGCGCGACGGTCTCGGTGATCGAGTACGGCCGGCCGCTCTGCGCCGGCCGGCCCGCCGAGGTGCTCAGCGACCAGCGCGTCATCGACGCCTATCTCGGAACGGCGGTGGCCCGATGA